From a region of the Cucumis sativus cultivar 9930 chromosome 6, Cucumber_9930_V3, whole genome shotgun sequence genome:
- the LOC101208160 gene encoding uncharacterized protein LOC101208160 isoform X3: MIDSELNSGGMSSCETHLSMYQSKQSPIAQKKVALRDVQNDNRSVIYNYPETSCALGGKLMNGSKLSGSKRSNPTCSPSSAIHQSFKGIGVNEHNVYANGEVDVKPGKKRASGEKPGNFLAVAGSNLLGISPGLEILRSDDSNGITDEQRSERLFHLQKLLKHFDKTDQKGVIEIVLHGLPPSELSNFAINLEKRSMHLSVEEGKEIQRMKALNILSNLQ; encoded by the exons ATGATTGATAGCGAGTTGAATAGTGGTGGAATGAGCAGCTGCGAAACTCATTTGTCTATGTATCAGAGCAAACAGTCACCTATTGCACAGAAAAAGGTTGCTTTAAGGGATGTGCAAAATGATAATAGGAGCGTCATATATAACTATCCTGAAACTTCCTGTGCTTTGGGTGGAAAACTTATGAATGGGAGTAAGCTTTCAGGAAGTAAGAGATCCAACCCTACATGCTCACCGAGCTCTGCAATCCATCAATCCTTCAAAGGAATTGGGGTAAATGAGCACAATGTTTATGCCAACGGAGAAGTTGATGTGAAGCCTGGCAAAAAAAGAGCATCGGGAG AAAAGCCTGGTAATTTTCTGGCTGTTGCTGGATCCAATCTTCTGGGAATCTCTCCTGGTTTGGAGATTCTTCGATCTGATGATTCAAATGGGATTACTGATGAGCAGAGATCAGAGCGTTTATTCCATCTACAGAAGCTCCTAAAACATTTTGACAAGACGGATCAAAAAGGGGTCATTGAGA TAGTGCTCCATGGTTTGCCTCCCTCTGAGCTCAGCAATTTTGCCATTAATCTGGAAAAGAGATCCATGCACCTGTCAGTAGAGGAAG GGAAAGAGATCCAACGGATGAAGGCTTTGAATATTCTGAGCAACCTTCAGTGA
- the LOC101208160 gene encoding uncharacterized protein LOC101208160 isoform X2, whose amino-acid sequence MIDSELNSGGMSSCETHLSMYQSKQSPIAQKKVALRDVQNDNRSVIYNYPETSCALGGKLMNGSKLSGSKRSNPTCSPSSAIHQSFKGIGVNEHNVYANGEVDVKPGKKRASGGSTSCAPALFSSFPAVSPTAFSPRSSFPIFTEKPGNFLAVAGSNLLGISPGLEILRSDDSNGITDEQRSERLFHLQKLLKHFDKTDQKGVIEMLHGLPPSELSNFAINLEKRSMHLSVEEGKEIQRMKALNILSNLQ is encoded by the exons ATGATTGATAGCGAGTTGAATAGTGGTGGAATGAGCAGCTGCGAAACTCATTTGTCTATGTATCAGAGCAAACAGTCACCTATTGCACAGAAAAAGGTTGCTTTAAGGGATGTGCAAAATGATAATAGGAGCGTCATATATAACTATCCTGAAACTTCCTGTGCTTTGGGTGGAAAACTTATGAATGGGAGTAAGCTTTCAGGAAGTAAGAGATCCAACCCTACATGCTCACCGAGCTCTGCAATCCATCAATCCTTCAAAGGAATTGGGGTAAATGAGCACAATGTTTATGCCAACGGAGAAGTTGATGTGAAGCCTGGCAAAAAAAGAGCATCGGGAGGTAGCACATCTTGTGCACCtgcattattttcttcttttcctgcAGTCTCTCCAACGGCATTTTCACCTAGGTCTTCATTTCCCATTTTCACAGAAAAGCCTGGTAATTTTCTGGCTGTTGCTGGATCCAATCTTCTGGGAATCTCTCCTGGTTTGGAGATTCTTCGATCTGATGATTCAAATGGGATTACTGATGAGCAGAGATCAGAGCGTTTATTCCATCTACAGAAGCTCCTAAAACATTTTGACAAGACGGATCAAAAAGGGGTCATTGAGA TGCTCCATGGTTTGCCTCCCTCTGAGCTCAGCAATTTTGCCATTAATCTGGAAAAGAGATCCATGCACCTGTCAGTAGAGGAAG GGAAAGAGATCCAACGGATGAAGGCTTTGAATATTCTGAGCAACCTTCAGTGA
- the LOC101208160 gene encoding uncharacterized protein LOC101208160 isoform X1 has translation MIDSELNSGGMSSCETHLSMYQSKQSPIAQKKVALRDVQNDNRSVIYNYPETSCALGGKLMNGSKLSGSKRSNPTCSPSSAIHQSFKGIGVNEHNVYANGEVDVKPGKKRASGGSTSCAPALFSSFPAVSPTAFSPRSSFPIFTEKPGNFLAVAGSNLLGISPGLEILRSDDSNGITDEQRSERLFHLQKLLKHFDKTDQKGVIEIVLHGLPPSELSNFAINLEKRSMHLSVEEGKEIQRMKALNILSNLQ, from the exons ATGATTGATAGCGAGTTGAATAGTGGTGGAATGAGCAGCTGCGAAACTCATTTGTCTATGTATCAGAGCAAACAGTCACCTATTGCACAGAAAAAGGTTGCTTTAAGGGATGTGCAAAATGATAATAGGAGCGTCATATATAACTATCCTGAAACTTCCTGTGCTTTGGGTGGAAAACTTATGAATGGGAGTAAGCTTTCAGGAAGTAAGAGATCCAACCCTACATGCTCACCGAGCTCTGCAATCCATCAATCCTTCAAAGGAATTGGGGTAAATGAGCACAATGTTTATGCCAACGGAGAAGTTGATGTGAAGCCTGGCAAAAAAAGAGCATCGGGAGGTAGCACATCTTGTGCACCtgcattattttcttcttttcctgcAGTCTCTCCAACGGCATTTTCACCTAGGTCTTCATTTCCCATTTTCACAGAAAAGCCTGGTAATTTTCTGGCTGTTGCTGGATCCAATCTTCTGGGAATCTCTCCTGGTTTGGAGATTCTTCGATCTGATGATTCAAATGGGATTACTGATGAGCAGAGATCAGAGCGTTTATTCCATCTACAGAAGCTCCTAAAACATTTTGACAAGACGGATCAAAAAGGGGTCATTGAGA TAGTGCTCCATGGTTTGCCTCCCTCTGAGCTCAGCAATTTTGCCATTAATCTGGAAAAGAGATCCATGCACCTGTCAGTAGAGGAAG GGAAAGAGATCCAACGGATGAAGGCTTTGAATATTCTGAGCAACCTTCAGTGA
- the LOC101214977 gene encoding protein DSS1 HOMOLOG ON CHROMOSOME V, which produces MATELKAASEEVKVDLFEDDDEFEEFEINEEWEVKEGKEITQQWEDDWDDDDVNDDFSLQLKRELENNAEKK; this is translated from the exons ATGGCAACTGAACTGAAAGCAGCTTCTGAGGAAGTGAAAGTTGACCTATTTGAGGATGATGATGAGTTTGAGGAGTTTGAGATTAATGAAG AGTGGGAAGTGAAGGAAGGCAAAGAAATCACTCAGCAATGGGAAGATGACTgggatgatgatgatgttaATGATGACTTCTCGTTGCAGCTGAAGAGAGAATTGGAGAACAATGctgagaaaaaatga